From Diceros bicornis minor isolate mBicDic1 chromosome 17, mDicBic1.mat.cur, whole genome shotgun sequence, the proteins below share one genomic window:
- the LOC131415981 gene encoding olfactory receptor 6C2-like, giving the protein MMRNHTITTFILLGLTDDPHMKVLIFIFLFFTYMLSVAGNLIIISLTFIDCHLRTAMYFFLQNFSFLEISFTTACIPRFLYNISTGDKIITYDACAVQIFFTYLFGITEFFLLATMSFDRYVAICKPLHYVNIMNNRVCNRLIISCWMAGLLIIVPPLSLGLNLEFCDSNVIDHFFCDATPLLKISCSDTWFIERMILVCAVLTFIMTLVCVVLSYIYIIMTILRFSSAQQRKKAFSTCSSHMIVVSITYGSCIFIYIKPSAKEEVVINKGVSVLISSISPMLNPFIYTLRNKQVKKALNDSVKRIFFFLKK; this is encoded by the coding sequence ATGATGAGAAACCACACAATAACAACATTCATCCTGCTGGGACTGACTGACGACCCACACATGAAAGTTCtgattttcatctttcttttttttacctaCATGTTGAGTGTAGCTGGGAACCTGATCATTATCTCCCTCACCTTCATAGATTGCCATCTTAGAACAGCCATGTACTTTTTTCTccaaaatttctctttcttagaAATCTCATTCACAACTGCTTGCATTCCAAGATTTTTATACAACATATCAACTGGTGACAAAATCATTACCTATGATGCTTGtgctgttcaaatattttttacttaCCTTTTTGGGATAACAGAATTTTTTCTCCTAGCCACTATGTCCTTTGACCGCTATGTGGCTATCTGCAAACCCTTGCATTATGTGAACATCATGAACAACAGAGTCTGCAATAGGCTTATCATCAGCTGTTGGATGGCTGGTTTGTTAATCATAGTCCCCCCACTTAGCCTGGGCCTTAATCTGGAATTCTGCGACTCTAATGTCATTGATCACTTTTTCTGCGATGCCACTCCTCTGCTAAAGATCTCATGCTCAGACACATGGTTCATAGAACGAATGATTTTAGTGTGTGCTGTGTTGACTTTTATCATGACCCTTGTGTGTGTTGTTCTTTCCTACATTTATATCATCATGACAATTCTAAGATTCtcttctgctcagcaaaggaaaaaagccTTTTCTACCTGTTCTTCCCACATGATTGTGGTTTCCATCACCTATGGCAGCTGCATCTTCATCTACATCAAACCTTCAGCAAAGGAAGAAGTGGTCATTAATAAAGGAGTTTCCGTGCTCATTTCTTCTATTTCACCTATGTTGAACCCATTTATTTATACGTTGAGAAACAAGCAAGTGAAAAAAGCCTTGAATGACTCAGTCAAaaggattttcttcttcttaaagaAGTAA